One Kitasatospora sp. NBC_01287 DNA window includes the following coding sequences:
- a CDS encoding GAF domain-containing sensor histidine kinase, translated as MATTPAPGDPAQPGPVPHRVPEISSLGLDTLVTEVSERLQSAAAVTDRMQRLLEAVVSVGAGLDLHATLERIAAGAAELVDARYAALGVISPGGHGLSDFIHVGIEDATAAEIGDLPAGLGILGVLIDHPEPLQLEDLTQDPRSAGVPPHHPPMGSFLGEPIRVREEVFGNLYLTEKRGDGGFTPEDAQVVHALAAAAGVAIENARLYEEGRRRERWIAGAAAVTTTLLSTDKAHDALSVAAEQVRELADAELGMIMLPTGDGGLRVSHASGRDAEYVIGELVPGTGYAARLRDGESVFIDDMSKDPALVMRLARRYGPSMALPMVAAGQVLGGLVVWRARGGRPFSQATKELAATFASQAALALRLAEGQRDQQRLAVFQDRDRIARDLHDLVIQRLFATGMMLESAARRAAVPEVTERIGHAVDELDATIQEVRTTIYALQHDDHGEEPDTLRTRVLREGSQAAAALGFRPSVTFAGPVEYLVGDATARQLLAALREMLSNTARHARASRVGVEVDATVHLDGGGHPLSGDPESPDRPGRPGVLLTVTDDGVGIPAGGRRSGLANLRRRAENLGGDAWHEPGPGRRGTRVRWSARL; from the coding sequence ATGGCGACCACTCCCGCGCCCGGCGACCCCGCGCAGCCCGGACCTGTTCCCCACCGGGTGCCGGAGATCTCCTCGCTGGGCCTGGACACCCTGGTGACCGAGGTCTCCGAGCGGCTGCAGTCCGCCGCCGCCGTCACCGACCGGATGCAGCGGCTGCTGGAGGCGGTGGTCTCGGTCGGCGCGGGCCTGGACCTGCACGCGACGCTGGAGCGGATCGCGGCCGGTGCCGCGGAGCTGGTCGACGCCCGGTACGCCGCGCTGGGGGTGATCTCGCCCGGCGGCCACGGGCTGAGCGACTTCATCCACGTCGGCATCGAGGACGCCACCGCCGCCGAGATCGGTGACCTGCCCGCCGGGCTCGGGATCCTGGGGGTGTTGATCGACCACCCCGAGCCGCTGCAGCTGGAGGACCTCACGCAGGACCCGCGCTCGGCCGGAGTCCCACCGCACCATCCGCCGATGGGCTCCTTCCTGGGCGAGCCGATCCGGGTCCGCGAGGAGGTCTTCGGCAACCTCTACCTGACCGAGAAGCGCGGCGACGGCGGCTTCACCCCGGAGGACGCCCAGGTGGTGCACGCGCTGGCGGCCGCCGCCGGGGTGGCGATCGAGAACGCCCGGCTCTACGAGGAGGGCCGCCGCCGCGAGCGCTGGATCGCGGGGGCGGCCGCCGTGACGACCACGCTGCTCTCCACCGACAAGGCGCACGACGCGCTCTCGGTCGCCGCCGAGCAGGTGCGCGAACTGGCCGACGCCGAGCTCGGGATGATCATGTTGCCCACCGGCGACGGCGGCCTGCGGGTCTCGCACGCCTCGGGCCGGGACGCCGAGTACGTGATCGGCGAGCTGGTGCCGGGTACGGGGTACGCGGCCAGACTGCGCGACGGTGAGAGCGTCTTCATCGACGACATGTCGAAGGACCCGGCCCTGGTGATGCGACTGGCCCGCCGCTACGGTCCTTCGATGGCGCTGCCGATGGTCGCCGCCGGCCAGGTGCTCGGCGGCCTGGTGGTCTGGCGGGCCCGGGGCGGACGTCCGTTCAGCCAGGCCACCAAGGAGCTCGCGGCCACCTTCGCCTCGCAGGCCGCGCTCGCCCTGCGGCTGGCCGAGGGGCAGCGGGACCAGCAGCGGCTGGCCGTCTTCCAGGACCGCGACCGGATCGCCCGCGACCTGCACGACCTGGTCATCCAGCGGCTCTTCGCCACCGGGATGATGCTGGAGAGCGCCGCGCGCCGGGCGGCCGTCCCCGAGGTCACCGAGCGGATCGGCCACGCGGTGGACGAGTTGGACGCCACCATCCAGGAGGTCCGCACCACCATCTACGCGCTCCAGCACGACGACCACGGCGAGGAGCCGGACACCCTGCGCACCCGGGTGCTGCGCGAGGGAAGCCAGGCGGCCGCCGCGCTCGGGTTCCGCCCCTCGGTCACCTTCGCAGGTCCGGTGGAGTACCTGGTCGGCGACGCCACGGCCCGTCAACTCCTGGCCGCATTGCGCGAGATGCTCTCCAACACGGCACGCCACGCGCGCGCCTCCCGGGTCGGCGTCGAGGTCGACGCCACCGTCCACCTGGACGGCGGCGGCCACCCGCTCTCCGGTGATCCCGAGTCGCCCGACCGCCCGGGTCGTCCGGGGGTGCTGCTCACCGTCACCGACGACGGGGTCGGCATCCCCGCGGGCGGTCGACGCAGCGGGCTGGCCAATCTGCGCCGCCGCGCCGAGAACCTCGGTGGCGACGCCTGGCACGAACCGGGCCCGGGTCGCCGCGGCACCCGGGTCCGCTGGTCGGCGCGGCTGTGA
- a CDS encoding carboxymuconolactone decarboxylase family protein, with amino-acid sequence MSRQYFPTHTVESAPAGSRSAMESTQRHLGHLPEAVGRMAESPEALTGFLEMSAKFERSTMDPVAREVVVLTIATRNVCHLCVAMHTAKLTKLKADPAVISALRDGTELPDPRLAAVRRFTLELLATAGSPSTESLDDFLSHGFTTRNALEVVLGIGTYTLSTFANRLTEAPVDERMAAFAWEPATV; translated from the coding sequence ATGTCCCGACAGTACTTCCCCACCCACACCGTCGAGTCCGCCCCGGCCGGGTCCCGCTCCGCCATGGAGTCCACCCAGCGCCACCTCGGCCACCTGCCCGAGGCCGTCGGGCGGATGGCCGAATCACCCGAGGCGCTCACCGGATTCCTGGAGATGAGCGCCAAGTTCGAGCGCAGCACGATGGACCCGGTGGCCCGCGAGGTGGTGGTGCTCACCATCGCCACCCGCAACGTCTGTCACCTCTGCGTGGCCATGCACACCGCCAAGCTGACCAAGCTGAAGGCCGACCCCGCCGTGATCAGCGCCCTGCGCGACGGCACCGAGCTCCCCGACCCCCGGCTGGCCGCCGTCCGCCGCTTCACCCTCGAACTGCTCGCCACCGCCGGCTCACCCTCCACCGAGTCCCTGGACGACTTCCTGAGCCACGGGTTCACCACCCGCAACGCCCTGGAGGTGGTGCTCGGCATCGGGACCTACACCCTCTCCACCTTCGCCAACCGCCTCACCGAGGCCCCGGTGGACGAGCGCATGGCCGCCTTCGCCTGGGAGCCGGCGACGGTCTGA
- a CDS encoding MarR family winged helix-turn-helix transcriptional regulator, protein MSECASERESYGFELPLLLFAGFRSIIDQLHAELAVQGHPGARPAHGFALQAVGPQGASASEVGRRLGVSKQAAGKTIDRLEALGYVARADDPADARRKLVRLTPHGLDLLARSAAVFERLRADWASRLGEGRVRELERDLRTMVPAEYFRLDVAGWLGQ, encoded by the coding sequence GTGAGTGAGTGCGCTTCGGAGCGGGAGAGCTACGGGTTCGAGCTGCCACTGCTGCTCTTCGCGGGTTTCCGCTCGATCATCGACCAGCTGCACGCCGAACTCGCCGTGCAGGGCCACCCGGGCGCCCGCCCGGCGCACGGCTTCGCCCTGCAGGCCGTGGGGCCGCAGGGCGCGAGCGCGAGCGAGGTGGGGCGGCGGCTGGGCGTCTCCAAGCAGGCGGCCGGCAAGACGATCGACCGGCTGGAGGCGCTCGGTTACGTGGCGCGGGCCGATGATCCGGCCGACGCCCGGCGCAAGCTGGTCCGGCTCACCCCGCACGGCCTGGACCTGCTGGCCCGCTCGGCCGCCGTCTTCGAGCGGCTGCGCGCCGACTGGGCGTCGCGGCTGGGCGAGGGGCGGGTGCGCGAACTGGAACGGGACCTGCGGACCATGGTGCCGGCGGAGTACTTCCGGCTGGACGTGGCCGGGTGGCTGGGGCAGTAG